In a genomic window of Colias croceus chromosome 20, ilColCroc2.1:
- the LOC123700645 gene encoding chitinase A-like — MRHQALIVALGLFAAAQCAPPGKPTLGWGERTFAIVEVNQAATAYNQLVTRKDAADVTVSWNVWSGDSAETAKVLLDGKEYWSGPSSASATATFKVKKGGRYKMQVELCNPDGCSSSDPTEIIVADTDGSHLPPLDYTIDEKHKPFKQTSGKVVGAYFVEWGVYPRKYPVDRVPIPNLTHLLYGFIPICGGDGINDSLKEIEGSFQALQRSCSGREDFKVSIHDPWAALQKPQKGLSSWNEPYKGNFGQLMSLKQARPDLKILPSIGGWTLADPFFFFDDQVKRHRFIASVKDFLQTWKFFDGVDIDWEFPGGKGANPDLGSPKDGDVYVTLMKELREMLDELSAETGRKYELTSAISAGWDKIQVIDYKAAQTYMDHIFLMSYDFKGAWSNDTLGHQTALYAPAWNPKETYTTDFGVQFLLAQGVHPKKIVVGVAMYGRGWTGVHNYTDNNPFTGIATGPCKGTWQDGVVDYREIATEIAQGKWEFHYDNVAQAPYVFRPSTGDLITYDNARSVTEKGKYVRKNYLGGLFAWEIDADNGDILNSMNMALGNTPA, encoded by the coding sequence ATGAGGCATCAGGCGCTGATTGTGGCCCTCGGGCTGTTCGCCGCGGCGCAGTGTGCCCCTCCAGGGAAACCTACACTCGGGTGGGGAGAGCGAACCTTCGCGATTGTAGAAGTCAACCAAGCCGCGACGGCTTACAACCAATTGGTGACGAGGAAGGATGCAGCTGACGTCACAGTCAGCTGGAACGTGTGGTCTGGAGACTCAGCCGAAACAGCCAAGGTGCTTCTCGATGGAAAGGAATACTGGTCCGGCCCGTCAAGTGCGTCAGCGACTGCTACATTCAAAGTCAAGAAGGGTGGTCGTTATAAGATGCAAGTAGAGCTATGTAATCCTGATGGTTGCAGCTCCAGCGATCCTACTGAAATTATCGTAGCTGATACAGATGGTAGCCACTTACCGCCTTTAGATTATACGATTGATGAGAAGCACAAGCCATTCAAGCAGACATCTGGAAAAGTTGTTGGCGCGTACTTCGTTGAATGGGGTGTATACCCAAGAAAGTACCCTGTTGACCGCGTACCTATTCCCAATCTTACTCATCTGCTCTACGGTTTCATTCCAATTTGTGGTGGTGATGGCATCAACGACAGTTTAAAGGAAATTGAAGGAAGTTTCCAAGCGTTACAACGTTCGTGCAGCGGCCGTGAAGACTTCAAAGTGTCGATTCACGATCCTTGGGCTGCTTTACAGAAGCCACAGAAGGGTCTCTCATCATGGAATGAACCCTACAAAGGCAACTTTGGCCAATTGATGTCATTGAAACAAGCTAGACCAGACTTGAAGATTCTGCCATCCATCGGTGGATGGACACTCGCTGATCCGTTCTTCTTCTTCGACGACCAAGTTAAAAGACACCGTTTCATCGCTTCAGTGAAGGACTTCCTCCAGACATGGAAGTTCTTTGACGGTGTTGATATCGACTGGGAATTCCCTGGAGGTAAGGGAGCTAATCCTGACCTCGGTAGCCCTAAAGATGGTGATGTATACGTTACATTGATGAAGGAGCTCCGTGAAATGTTAGACGAGTTGTCCGCTGAAACCGGCAGGAAGTACGAACTGACATCAGCTATCAGCGCTGGTTGGGACAAGATCCAAGTGATCGACTACAAAGCCGCTCAAACCTACATGGACCACATTTTCCTTATGAGCTACGACTTCAAAGGCGCCTGGTCAAACGACACCTTAGGTCATCAAACTGCATTGTACGCGCCTGCATGGAATCCCAAAGAAACTTACACAACCGACTTCGGTGTGCAATTTTTATTAGCCCAAGGTGTTCACCCCAAGAAGATTGTTGTAGGTGTCGCTATGTACGGTCGTGGGTGGACCGGAGTACATAATTACACGGACAATAACCCCTTCACTGGAATCGCGACTGGACCCTGCAAAGGTACATGGCAGGACGGTGTGGTTGATTACAGAGAAATCGCCACCGAAATTGCTCAAGGTAAATGGGAGTTCCACTATGACAATGTAGCCCAAGCACCATACGTATTTAGGCCTTCAACAGGGGACCTAATAACATACGATAACGCGAGGTCAGTTACAGAAAAAGGCAAATACGTTAGGAAGAACTATTTGGGCGGTTTATTCGCGTGGGAAATCGACGCAGATAATGGTGACATTTTGAACAGTATGAACATGGCTCTCGGCAACACCCCCGCCTAA